A region of the Mycobacterium sp. NBC_00419 genome:
TCGAATGGTGGATCGTCGACGGTGTCCTGCATTCGGACGCGGTTGCCGGTGCCGAGACGATCTGGGACGGCGGCTGGATCATCCCCGGGCTGGTCGACGCGCACTGCCATGTCGGGCTGGGTCCGCATGGCGAGACGCCGTTGGACGAGGCCATCGCACAGGCCGAGGCCGAACGGGCGGCCGGGGCTCTGCTGCTGCGGGATTGCGGATCGCCCACCGACACCCGCAGCCTCGACGACCATCACGACCTGCCGCGAATCATCCGGGCAGGCAAGCATTTGGCCCGTCCGAAACGCTATGGGCGCGGCCATGCCGTCGAACTCGAGGACGAGTGGCAGCTACCCGAGGCGCTGGCGGAGCAGGCCCGCGCCGGCGACGGCTGGGTGAAACTCGTCGGAGACTGGATCGACCGGTCGGTGGGGGACCTGGCACCGCTGTGGTCCGACGACGTGCTGCGCGCCGCCATCTCCGCCGCCCACGACGCCGGCGCCCGGGTCACCGCGCACGTGTTCAGCGAGGATGCCCTGCCGGGCCTGATCGCCGCGGGCATCGACTGCATCGAGCATGGCACCGGCCTCACCGACGATACGATCGCGATGATGGCCGACCATGGCACCGCGCTGGTGCCCACCCTGATCAATATCGACAATTTTCCGGAATTCGCCGATGCCGCAAGCAAATTCCCGGTCTACGCCGCGCATATGCGCGACCTGCACGCCCACTGCCCGCAGCGGATCTCCGCCGCCCGCGACGCCGGCATCCCCATCTATGCGGGCACGGACGCGGGCAGCAATGTCGAACACGGCCGAATCGCCGACGAGGTCGATGCGCTCAAGGGCATCGGGATGACCGCGACGGACGCTCTCGGTGCGGCCTGCTGGGACGCCAGACGCTGGCTGGGCCGACCGGCTCTGGCCGACGGAGCCTCGGCGGATCTGCTCTGCTTCCAACAAGATCCGCGCGATGGCGCAGACGTCCTGTCCCGCCCCGACCGGGTGATCCTGCGCGGCCGCGTGTTCTAGCCAGCGTTGCCCAGCAGCTTCCAGTCAGGATCGTCTGGCTGTGCCGTTGTCGCGGCGTTGCCGGGTCCGGTCGCGCCGACCGGGGCGATGGGCAACTCCAAACCGATCGTGTGATCGGTCGCGTCGGCGGGTTGGGCGGCTTCGTTACTCCCTACGCTCGGCCGTGAGACTCCCGGGCCGGGATGACCTGCCGCGGCCGCCGGCCCGGCCAGAATCAGCGAGCATGCCGCCAATCCGCCGCCGATCACAGCCACCAGGGACGTCTTGGTGCGCTTCATATCGATACTCCCTCGACCTTGTGACGCCACCCTCGGCGGCGTTCTGTACTGGATACGATCGGCCGTCGCGGGCACGACGTCTGTCCACCGTTCAGGCCCATCCGAGGAGGGTGTCGATATCCACCGATCGGGGGACGGGCGTCAGGCAGCGCCGTCGTCTTCGCGGTCTTTGAGCAGGCGTTCGGGGTGGTGGTAGGTGTTGATGCCGGCGCCGGGGAAGGGCAGTTGTGGTGGTGGGATCCATTCGGTGGTGCCGTCGGCGCGTTTTCGTACGCTCCAGCCTTCGTCGAGCAGTTTGTGGTCGGGTGGGCAGGCTTGGGTGAGTTTGTCGATGTTGGTCAGACCACCTTTGGCCCATTCGTCGATGTGGTGGACTTCTGTGCGGTAGCCGGGGGCGTCGCAGCCGGGCCGGGTACAGCCACGGTCCTTGTTGTGCAACATGATTCGTTGGTCGCCGGTGGCCAGACGCTTGGTGCGGCCCAACCAGAGGGCTTGGCCGGTGACCCCGTCGAACAGGGCGAGGTAGTGGTAGGCGTGGGTGGCCATGCGGATCACGTCGGACATTGGGATGAGGGTGCCGCCGGCGGTGACGGCTTGTCCGGTCTTGGCCTGAATGTCCTGCAGTGTGGTGGAGACGATGACGGTCACCGGTAGTCCGTTGTGTTGGCCGAGTTTCGGATCGCCGAGTTGTCCGCGCACCAGCGCGGTTAGCGCGTCGTGCCGGCGTTGGGGCACGCTGCGGGCATCCCGTTCGGCGACCTCGGCGCTGGGTTCGGTGGTGACGGTGGGGGTTTGGTCGGCGGGGTTGCACATGCCGGGGCCGGCGAACTTGGCGAACCAGGCGTCGAGCATGGCGCGGAGTTCGGGGTTGGCGATGAGTTTGCCGACGCTCATGCCGTCGGGGCGTTGTCCGCCGCACCAGCTGAATCCGCGTTTGCGGGCGCGGTCGTCGTCGGAGAAGGTGCCGTCGGGGTTGAGGGTCATCGCGAGGCGGGCAGCGACTTTCTCGAGCTGGTCGGGGCGCAGGCTCGTGGCGTGTTCAGCCAACGAGGCTTCGGCTTTCTCGATTGCGGCGGGCCCGACGTGGTCGGGCAGCTCGCGGAAGAACTTCTGGATGACGCGGAGGTGTTCGGCGTCGAGCAGGCCGTCGTGCCAGACCGTCGAGGTCGTCGGGAGCAGTGGCGGCAGTGGCTCACCGGTCAGGGTGGTGCGTGCCGCGAGCTCCTCGGCGTCGCGTAGGCGGCGGCGGGCCTCGCTGCGGCTGATCCGCAGCATGTCGGCCAGGCTGATCGGTGGCGGTGGGCAGCCCGGGATGTGCTGCAGGCGGGCCAGGTGATCGTGGCTGATCGCGATCTGGCGGCGCCGGGCGGATTCGAGCCGGTCGAGCACGTGGTAACGCTGCAGGTCCTCGACCGCATCCAGATCGCCGGCGGCGAGTTCGGCGACCAGGGTGTCGAGGTCGTCGAGAACCGCCATGATCGAACGCATGTTCGAAAGACTAGCGCCACGCACCGACAAAAAACGTGACCCGCTACTGCTGGGCGAAACCCCAGTCCAGCAGCGTTCGGCCCTGATCCCAGAGGGCGTCGTCGCTGTACATCATCACCGCGATCAGTCGCCTGCCGCCGCGCTGCGCGACCGCGACATAGGTCTCCTTGGCCAGGTTGGTGAAGCCGGTCTTACCTCCGATGAACCCCGGGTAGCTGGCCAGGAGGCGGTCATGGCTGGCGATCTGCTTGGCGCCGCCCTTCCCATCCGGGAACAGGGCGGTGCTCTGATGGATGATCTGGGCGAACAGCGGATAGTTCAGTGCTGCCCGGTAGATGACGCCCAGATCGTGCGGGCTGGTCACCGACTCCCAACCGGGCCCGTCGAGCCCGGACGGTGAGCCGGCTCGGGTGCTGCGGGCGCCGAGTTGGTAGGCCTTGATATTCATCCGCTGTATCGCGGCCTGGTAGCCGCCCACCATGTCGGCAAGCGCGTTGGCGGCATCGTTGCCCGACACCATGAGCAAGGCGTCGAGCAACTGCCGTGCGGTATAGACCGCCCCCGGCACCAAGCCGACGCAGGTGCACTCGACGTCGGTGTTGGCGGCCGTCGCGCGCATCGCCGCCGCCGGGTTGACCAGGTCCATCACGACCATCGCCAGCAGCGGCTTGATGGTGCTGGCGGGCGCGTACGCGCCGTAGGGATCACGCCCGCCGAGGATGCGCCCGCTGTCCAGATCGGCGACCAACGACGCCCGGGCCGGTCCATCCGGGGGAGCGACGAACGCGGCGCCGGGCAGCGGTTCGGCCGCGCCGGGTGCGGCTGAGAGCAGAGCCATCGAGGCCGCCGCCACGGCCAGCACAGTGCGGCGCAACCGCCCAGCGAACACACGCATGTGCGCCGAGGCTAACCGGGCAAGGACGCAGCGCGGGTTCGGCGAGGTCTCCGATTGATCGCAGATCCCATTTGCCCACATACCGGGGTTCACCAGCAGTAGCCTTTTTGCAGGCAACTGCCGTGGGATGTGGAATTCGAGCAGGTCGGGAGGACTTGTGAAGATCACGAAACTGGCGGGAATCGTCGCCGCCACCGCTGTGACGTTCGGCTTGGGCGCCGTCAACGCCGCCACGGCGTCGGCGACCGACAGCATCAGGGTGTACGGCGAGCAGGAGACCCTGAACGGGCCCAATGGCCTTCCCTACATCGGCTACGCGGTGGGCAAGCTCAAGCCCAGTTCAGATCCGGTGCCCCACAACGGCAAGTTGTATGCGGCCAAACTGGTCGTCGACGGGTTCGGTGGCAATTTCCCGGCGTTCGTCGAGAGGTTCGGCGCCCGCGCCGAGTCGGGCGATTTCTACCCGTCGATCTGGGGTGCTTCAAACACCGGCAAGCTCTACTTCGATGTCGTCGGTGACATCCCGAACAGCGTCGTCTTCAACGACGGCACTCGCGACCTGCTCGCCTGGGTGCCGGGTAAGCCCGGCAGCACCGCAGCGCCCGTGATCGTGCCGGAGGATGCCGAGGACTCATCGCAGGTTGTGCCGGATTCCCAGCAGGCAGCGACGGGTCCTGGGTCCGCCGATGGCAACTCGGCGATCGTGGCCACCCCCAATGACCTCGCTACCCCGCCGTTCCAGCTCACCGAGGGTGACGTCGCCCAGCCCGGCTTCAACGGTGGCGGCGAAGGGCCAGGCAGCGGCGGCCGCCGCTAGCTACAGTGCCGCGACGCTCTCGGATCGGCCCTGGGCGAAGCCCCAGTCCAGCAGCATGGCCGCCTGGTCCCAATAGGTCGGTCCACCTTCGTGGATCAGGCCGTACATCATCGCGATCACCAGCCGGCGGCCGCCACGGTCGGCGGCGCCGACGAAGGTCTTGCGGGCGGCGTCGGTGAAGCCGGTTTTGCCGCCGATCGCGCCGGGGTAGCGCACCAGCAGCTCGTCCTGGTTGACCAGCGGCTTGTCGCCGGTGTCGGTGGGGAACATGGCGACCGGCTGCGCGGTGATCTCGGCGAACACCGGATTGGCCATCGCGGCGCGGAAGATCGCGGCCAGATCGTGCGGGGTGGTCCAGCCGGGTCCGCCAGGTCCGTCGAGTCCCGACGGCGACGTGGCGTGGGTGTTGCTGGCCCCGATCGCGGCCGCCTTGGCGTTCATCTTGTCCACGGCCACCTGATAGCCGCCGATCATGTCGGCCAGGGTGTTCGCCGCGTCGTTCCCCGACACCAGCAGCACGGCGTCGAGCAGCTGGCGCGCGGTGTAGCTGCGGCCGGGTTTGACTCCGGCGCAGTTGCATTCCACCCGGGTTGCGGCCTCGTTGGCCACCACGGTGGCGTTCAGGTCGACCTCGTCGAGCGCGGTGAGCGCCAATAGCGTCTTGATGGTGCTGGCCGGGGGATGCGGGGCGTACATATCGCGGCCCGCCAGCACCTGCCCGGTGTCCATGTCGGCGACGATCCACGCCGGCGCGGGGCCGTCGGGAATCGGAAGCGAGCCGGGCGGCTGGTCGGTGTCGGCGATGGCCGGCGACCAGCCACCGATGACGGTGGTGATGATCAGGGCGAAAGATGCCGCGAGAGCGGCCAGGAGCCTCACCATGGGGTCCGAGCCTAACCCGGTCTGGGCGCAACGCCACATGCAGTGTTGAATCGGACGGGTGCTGAGCCTGGCGGAAATCTCGGACCGGCTGGAGATCCAGCAGTTGCTGATCGACTACTCCACCGCGATCGACAATCAACGCTTCGACGACCTCGACCGGGTCTTCACCCCGGACGCGCACATCGACTACACGGCGATGGGCGGGATCGCCGGCCCCTTCGGCGAAGTCAAAGCCTGGCTGGCCGAGGTGATGCCGAACTTCCCGGCGTACTACCACATGCTGGGCAACGTCGACGTGCGCATCGACGGCGACACCGCGACCTCGCGGTCGATCTGCTTCAACCCGATGAAACTCGGCGACGACGGCCAGATCATGTTCTGCGGGCTGTGGTACGACGACGAGTTCCTTCGCACCGCCGACGGCTGGCGGATGACCCGTCGTGTCGAGACCAAGTGCATCCAGAAGTTCTTCTGAGCGCCACCGCCGAAGCCGAAGTCGCCGCCGTCCGGGCCTTACTGGACACGCTGGGACTCGACGCGATCGTCGACGTGCACACCCACTTCATGCCCAAGCGGGTGATGGACAAAGTGTGGGCCTACTTCGACGGGATCGGGCCGCTCGTCGGTCGCCCCTGGCCCATCGAGTACCGGCTCGACGAGACCGAACGGGTCCAGCGGCTACGGCAGTTCGGTGTCAGCGCCTTCACGTCGCTGGTGTACCCGCACAAGCCGGACATGGCCGAGTGGCTCAACTCGTGGGCCACCCAGTTCGCTGCGCAGGTGCCGGAATGCCTGCACACCGCGACGTTCTACCCCGAACCCTCGGCGCCGGAATATGTGCGCCGGGTGATCGAGGCAGGGGCGCGGGTCTTCAAGGCCCACATCCAGGTCGGTGACTACGCCCCGACAGACCCGTTACTCGAACCGGTGTGGGCGCTGCTGGAGGAGACGCAGATCCCGACGGTGATCCACGCCGGCTCCGGGCCCCAGCCGGGTCGGTACACCGGCCCCGGCCCCGTCGCGGAGGTTCTGCGCCGGCATCCCGAACTCCGGTTGATCGTCGCCCACATGGGGCTGCCCGAGTACCGGGAGTTCATGGAGCTGGCCCTGAGTCATCCCGGCGTCTACCTCGACACGACGATGGCGTTCACCACGTTCATCGAGCAGACCGAACCATTTCCGCCCGATGCGCGGCCGACGCTTGTCGCGCTGTCCGAGAAGGTGCTGTTCGGTAGCGACTTCCCCAACATCCCGTACTCGTATCAGCACGCACTCGAGTCGATCACCGGTCTGGGTCTCGGTGACCAGTGGTGCCGCAACGTGCTCCACGACAACGCGAAACGGCTGTTTTGGCCGATCAGCGCCGGTGCCGGCGATTAACACCTGATCACGGCGATCTGGCACAATGGGCGGCTGTCCGCGCGCGGCTTCTTCGGATGCGCCGCCCCGCGGTCACACACGTGAGGCAAAACCGGATCGGGCATCCGCCCGCATCGCTGAATTGCAGCGTGGCATATGTATCAGGAGTAGTAGTTCATGGCTGTCAAGATCAAGCTCACCCGGCTTGGCAAGATCCGCAATCCCCAGTACCGCATCGCCGTGGCCGACGCGCGCACCCGTCGTGACGGGCGTTCCATCGAGGTCATCGGCCGGTACCACCCCAAGGAAGATCCGAGCCTCATCGAGATCGACTCCGAGCGCGCCCAGTACTGGCTGTCCGTGGGTGCTCAGCCCACCGAGCCCGTCCTGCAGCTGCTGAAGATCACCGGTGACTGGCAGAAGTTCAAGGGTCTGCCCGGCGCCGAGGGCACCCTGAAGGTCAAGGAGCCCAAGCCGAGCAAGTTGGATCTCTTCAACGCCGCGCTCGCCGCCGCCGACGGTGCGCCGTCCGGCGAGGCCACCCAGCCCAAGAAGAAGAAGGCTCCGGCCAAGAAGGCCGACGAGGCCGAACCGGCCGCTGAGCCCGCCGCCGAGGTTGTCGAGGCCGCCGAGCCCGCCGCCGAGGTTGCCGAGGCCACCGAGACCGCTGAAGCCGCCGCAGAATGAGTTCGGCCGTCGTCGACGCCGTGGAGCATCTGGTCCGCGGGATCGTCGACAATCCTGACGACGTCCGTGTCGACATGGTCACCAGCCGTCGCGGCCGGACCGTGGAGGTTCACGTCCACCCCGAGGATCTCGGCAAGGTGATCGGCCGCGGCGGTCGCACCGCCACTGCGCTGCGCACCCTGGTCGCCGGAATCGGCGGCCGCGGTATCCGCGTGGACGTGGTCGACACCGACCAGTAGGTCGTGCGGGCACGAGCGAAGCGACCCGGGGAGGAGAGCCGGCATGGAGCTGGTCGTCGGGCGTGTGGTGAAAGCCCACGGCATCACCGGTGAACTCGTCGTCGATGTCCGCACGGACGAGCCAGAGGAGCGTTTCACCCCTGGTAATCGCTTGCGGCTGAGGCCTTCTCGCGGTGAGGGCGGACGCGACGTGGTCATCGAGACTGCCCGTCCACACGGCGGACGGCTGCTGGTCCGGTTGCCAGGGGTGTCCGACCGCAACGCGGCGGATGCGCTGCGGGGCCATCTGTTCGTGGTCGACTCCGGTGAGTTGCCGCCGATTGCTGATCCCGACGAGTTCTACGACCACCAACTCGAGGGTCTGGTGGTGCGTAGCGTCGATGGCGTGGACGTCGGGACAGTGGCCGAGGTGCTGCACACCGGCGCCGGTGAACTGCTGTCGGTGCGTGACCAGGACGGTGCCGAAATCCTGGTTCCGTTCGTCAGCGCCATCGTCACCTCGGTGTCACTGGCCGACGGAATCGTCGAGATCGATCCTCCCGAAGGCCTGTTGAACCTGGACGACGTCGCAGGCTGAGATGCGCATCGACGTCGTCACCATCTTCCCGTCTTATCTCGACCCGGTCCGGGAGTCGTTGCCCGGCAAGGCTATCGAGTCCGGCATCGTCGAATTCGGTGTGCACGATCTGCGCCGGTGGACGCATGACGTGCACCGCTCCGTTGACGACTCGCCCTACGGCGGTGGTCCGGGCATGGTCATGAAGGCGCCGGTCTGGGGCGCCGCCCTTGACGAGATCTGCACCGATACAACACTTCTGGTGGTTCCCACGCCCGCGGGCCGGCCGTTCAACCAGGCAATGGCCCAACGCTGGACGGGCGAGCAGCATCTGGTGTTCGCGTGCGGCCGCTACGAAGGCATCGACCAGCGTGTGATCGACGACGCCGCCACCCGAATGCGGGTCGAAGAGGTCTCGATCGGCGACTACGTGCTGGCCGGTGGTGAGGTCGCTACCCTGGTGATGATCGAGGCTGTGGTTCGGCTGCTGCCCAACGTGATGGGGAATCCGGCTTCGCACCAAGACGATTCACATTCCCCCGAGAATGACGGCCTGCTCGAGGGGCCGAGCTACACCCGGCCGCCGGAGTGGCGGGGTCTGCCCGTCCCCGAGGTGCTGCTGTCGGGGGATCACGCCAAGATCAGGGCATGGCGCCACGAGCAGGCGCTGCAACGTACGCGGGAACGGCGTCCGGATCTGTTGGGCGAGTAAGCCCTAGATCCGGCCGCCGGGGAACATCGTCTGGATGGCCTGGGTCATCGTGTTGCGGGCGGTCGTGTCATCGACCGGTTGCAACGAGGCCATCGCGATGACGAAGCGTCGGTCGGGCCCGATCACACCGGTCGACATGTGCAGCCAGTTGTTCCCGTTCCAGCCGGGCATCCAACCCTGTTTCACCGCAACGGGTTCGGCGAACAGCCCATCCGGAATGCCGAACCGCTGCGGGTAACCGTCCAAGCCATTCGGTGTCGAGGCGGACAGGTCGGACAGAATGACGGCGGCCTGCTCGGGCGGCAGACCGCCCGCGCCGTCGAGCAGCATGTCGTAGTAACGGACGAGATCTGCGGTGGTGCTCATGGTGGTCCACCAGTGCCCGTCGTAGGGCGCTGTGGTGCCGGTGAGGCCGTAACGGGCCTTGACCCGGTTGACGACAGCGTTGCCGCCGCTCTCACTCCAGAAGATCTCGGCCGCGTTGTCGTCCGATGAGCGCAGCATCACGTCGAACTGCTGGCGTTCCTCCGGGCTGAGCTGACGCTGGCCCTTGGCGACCTGCAGCAGCAGGTCGTCGGCGATGAACAGCTTGCTCACCGAGGCGATCGGAAACGCGCCGCCGTCGCCGCCAGAGATGGTCTGGCCGGTTGTGCGATCCAGGAGGGTGAAGCTGATGTCGGCGCCCTTCTTGGCGGCGTCGGCGGCAGCCTGCCGGGCTCGGGCGTCGAGGCCCAGGATCGTCTCCGGCGGGGCCGCTGGGGCAGGTGCCGGCACGGGGGCTTCGGGAATCAGGTTCGGGTCGGCGCTGAGCAAGGTGACCCGCTGCGGTGCACCATCTTCTGCTCCGGCATTGACCTGCGCCGACGAGGCGCCGGCCAGCACGCCGATCAATGCTGCGGCTGTACCGGTGACCAGCACCGACGGACGCCGTCGCATGGTCTTCTCCTTGTCGGGATTCGTGGTACGCAGTGGAAGGGCCTTGCCGCGTCGCCGCCCGTCAGTTCAGGTTAACCGTACCTTTTGTACACCGCACTGTTAGCGCGGCGGTACATCCCCGTGACCTCGGCGGGTCGCCGGCGGGTCGGGCGATTTCACTGCTCGCGACCCATCTGGCACAATTGAGCAGTTGCCCGCGCGGGCCGGACTTCTTTCCGCCTGCTGCGACACAGACCACGTGCCCGAATCCATCGGCTCGACGGCCGCCTGCGCCCCGTGTGCAGGTTGCCGGCCGCAGCCGCGAACGCAAGGAAGTGTCACCGATGAACACGCTGGACTTCGTCGATCAAGCGTCGCTGCGCGACGACATCCCGACCTTCAGCCCCGGCGACACCGTGAATGTTCACGTGAAGGTCATCGAGGGCAACAAGTCGCGCATCCAGGTCTTCAAGGGTGTGGTGATCCGTCGTTCCGGCGGTGGCATCCGCGAGACCTTCACCGTGCGCAAGGAGAGCTACGGCGTCGGCGTCGAGCGCACCTTCCCGGTGCACTCGCCCAACATCGACCACATCGAGGTCGTCACCCGCGGTGACGTCCGGCGCGCCAAGCTCTACTACCTGCGCGAGCTGCGGGGCAAGAAGGCCAAGATCAAGGAGAAGCGCTGAGCTTCGACATGGGCTGCGGAGAAGCGCTGAGCTTCGACATGGGCTGGAGTGAAGCGCTGAGCTTCGTGCCGGCACCGCTGGCTACGCTGATCTCGTGACCGACACCGCAGACTCGGCCGACTCCACGCCGGAGCAGTCCACCAAGACGGACAACCCGGACGACACCACGAGCGATCAGCCGCAGAAGAAGCACTCTGCGCTTCGCGAGGGTGCCATCCTCGTCGGCATCGCCCTGGTCCTCTACTACGTGATGCTCACGTTCGTGGCGCGTCCGTATCTGATTCCGTCGGAGTCCATGGAGCCCACCCTGCACGGGTGCAACGGCTGCACCGGCGACCGGATCATGGTCGACAAGGTCACCTACCGGTTCAGCTCGCCGGAACCCGGTGACGTCATCGTCTTCAAGGGCCCGCCGAACTGGAACGTGGGCTACAAGTCGATCCGCTCGGACAACGCAGCGATCCGCACGGTGCAGAACGCGCTGTCTTTCGTCGGCTTCGTTCCGCCGGACGAGAACGATCTGGTCAAGCGAGTCATCGCGGTCGGCGGCCAGACCGTGCAGTGCCGTGCCGATTCGGGCCTGACCGTCGACGGTAAGCCGCTCAAGGAGCCCTACCTCAACGCCCAGACCATGATGGCCGACCCGCTGGTCTACCCCTGCCTGGGTAACGAGTTCGGTCCGGTCAAGGTGCCGGACGGCCGGCTGTGGGTGATGGGGGACAACCGCACCCATTCGGCGGATTCGCGCGCCCACTGCACCAGCACACCCGCCGACGCCCAGAAGGGCATCCTGTGCACCGGGGACCCGGTGACGGGCACCGTGCCGGTGAGCAATGTGATCGGCAAGGCGCGGTTCATCGCCTGGCCGCCGGCTCGGTGGGGTGGAGTGACCTCGGTCGACCCGCAGCAGGGCTGACTCGTGCCCGCGATGACGTGGCCGCCGCGCACAGTGATCCGCAAATCGTCGGGTCTGCGCACCCTGGAGTCCGCGCTGTACCGCAGCGGCCTGGGGCCGGTGGCCGGGGTCGACGAAGTCGGACGGGGCGCCTGTGCCGGTCCGCTGGTGGTCGCGGCCTGTGTGCTCGGGCCCAACCGGTTCGAAAGCCTCGCCGCGCTCGACGATTCGAAAAAGCTCACCGAGAAGTCGCGCGAGGAGCTGTTTCCGCTGATCCGCCGCTATGCGCTGGCCTATCACGTGGTGTTCATCCCCGCCGCGGAGGTGGACCGACGCGGTGTGCACGTCGCCAACATCGAGGGCATGCGCCGGGCCGTAGCCGGGCTGTCACTGCGGCCCGGATACGTCCTGTCCGACGGTTTCCGGGTGCCCGGGTTGCCGATGCCGTCGCTGCCCGTGGTGGGCGGAGACGCGGCGGCAGCGTGTATCGCGGCGGCCAGCGTTCTGGCCAAGGTGAGCAGAGATCGGTTGATGGTGGCGATGGAGGCCGAACATCCGGGCTATGGTTTCGCCGACCACAAGGGGTACAGCACTCCGGCCCACAGTGCGGCGCTCACCGCACTGGGCCCGTGCAGCCAGCATCGCTACTCCTTCATCAATGTCCGACGGCTGGCGGCTGGTGCGGGTACCCACGTGGTCGCAGAGTGCGCACCGGCGCAGCGTGCCGGACAGGGGTGAGTCAAGATGGACTACGACCACGAGCAGACAAGAGGACCGCTGAGCCGATGAGTGCCGAAGATCTCGAAAAGTACGAAACCGAGATGGAACTCTCGTTGTACCGCGAATACAAGGACATCGTCGGTCAGTTCAGCTACGTCGTAGAAACGGAGCGCCGTTTCTATCTAGCAAACAGTGTTGAAATGGTTCCGCGGAACACTGACGGCGAGGTCTACTTCGAATTGCGGCTCACCGATGCGTGGGTGTGGGACATGTACCGACCGGCACGTTTCGTCAAGCAGGTACGTGTTATCACTTTCAAAGACGTGAACATCGAGGAAGTCGAGAAGCCCGAACTCCGCCTCCCTGAGTGACTTTGTGCCCCTATGTAATTGCGCAAGGCACTATTCGGCAGTAAATGCTTTTCTCCTGAGTTAATCTCGGCAGGAGCTACAGCGTGAGGGGTGCGCTGGGCTTTTCTCGGGGGGATCATGAAGCACGCGAACTATGTCGGCAGGGTCGGCGCACTCGCGGTCGCGTTGGGCATCGGCGGGGCCATGGCCGGTGGAATCGCGATCGCCGAGGCCAGCCCGTCCTCCGATGGCGCCACATCGGCCACCGGGAGCGCCGCGCCGCACGGTACGGCGGCATCACGGAAGTCCACGGCCCGCCGTCAGGGCGCCGCCGGACCGCGCAGGCCGGTCGTACTCCAGGCTGCCGCCCCGGCTACCACGGTGACCACCCCGTCGGCCGCCGCCGGCCACAGCCGGGTGGTGGACATCCCCGGGACGGCGGTGTCCGCAGCGACGCCGGTGACGGCCGCGGCGTCGGCCACCGCGACATCCACCACGCCGACCACCGCCACCACGTCGGCCCAGACCGCCGCGCAAAGCGGAGGGGTGATCGGCTGGTTCCAGCGCACGTTCTTCAACTCGACGCCGGTGATCACCCCGCAGACGGTCCCGCTGACGCTGACCACGGGGCAGACCAGCCAGCCGTTCCAGCTCGACGCCACTGACCCCGACGGCGACACCCTGACCTACACGGTGGCCAACTCCGGCGTCGGCACCGGTGGCGGCACCTTGGCGACCTCCGGTGACACCGCCACCTACACGCCCCCGTCCTCATGGGGCGGGTTGACCTCCTACGACGACACGTTCACCGTCACTGCCTCTGACGCCGACAGTGGATTCCACATCCACGGGCTCTCGGGTCTGCTGAGCATGCTGACGTTCGGCTTGCTCGGCGATCCGGGCCATACCGCCACCAGCACCGTCACCGTGCACGTCACGCCGGCCACGCCGGTGCCACCTGACGT
Encoded here:
- a CDS encoding nuclear transport factor 2 family protein; the protein is MLSLAEISDRLEIQQLLIDYSTAIDNQRFDDLDRVFTPDAHIDYTAMGGIAGPFGEVKAWLAEVMPNFPAYYHMLGNVDVRIDGDTATSRSICFNPMKLGDDGQIMFCGLWYDDEFLRTADGWRMTRRVETKCIQKFF
- a CDS encoding D-alanyl-D-alanine carboxypeptidase family protein, encoding MVRLLAALAASFALIITTVIGGWSPAIADTDQPPGSLPIPDGPAPAWIVADMDTGQVLAGRDMYAPHPPASTIKTLLALTALDEVDLNATVVANEAATRVECNCAGVKPGRSYTARQLLDAVLLVSGNDAANTLADMIGGYQVAVDKMNAKAAAIGASNTHATSPSGLDGPGGPGWTTPHDLAAIFRAAMANPVFAEITAQPVAMFPTDTGDKPLVNQDELLVRYPGAIGGKTGFTDAARKTFVGAADRGGRRLVIAMMYGLIHEGGPTYWDQAAMLLDWGFAQGRSESVAAL
- a CDS encoding metal-dependent hydrolase family protein; this translates as MGPLHIRGRGLPDGEPVEWWIVDGVLHSDAVAGAETIWDGGWIIPGLVDAHCHVGLGPHGETPLDEAIAQAEAERAAGALLLRDCGSPTDTRSLDDHHDLPRIIRAGKHLARPKRYGRGHAVELEDEWQLPEALAEQARAGDGWVKLVGDWIDRSVGDLAPLWSDDVLRAAISAAHDAGARVTAHVFSEDALPGLIAAGIDCIEHGTGLTDDTIAMMADHGTALVPTLINIDNFPEFADAASKFPVYAAHMRDLHAHCPQRISAARDAGIPIYAGTDAGSNVEHGRIADEVDALKGIGMTATDALGAACWDARRWLGRPALADGASADLLCFQQDPRDGADVLSRPDRVILRGRVF
- a CDS encoding amidohydrolase family protein; amino-acid sequence: MHPEVLLSATAEAEVAAVRALLDTLGLDAIVDVHTHFMPKRVMDKVWAYFDGIGPLVGRPWPIEYRLDETERVQRLRQFGVSAFTSLVYPHKPDMAEWLNSWATQFAAQVPECLHTATFYPEPSAPEYVRRVIEAGARVFKAHIQVGDYAPTDPLLEPVWALLEETQIPTVIHAGSGPQPGRYTGPGPVAEVLRRHPELRLIVAHMGLPEYREFMELALSHPGVYLDTTMAFTTFIEQTEPFPPDARPTLVALSEKVLFGSDFPNIPYSYQHALESITGLGLGDQWCRNVLHDNAKRLFWPISAGAGD
- a CDS encoding HNH endonuclease signature motif containing protein, giving the protein MRSIMAVLDDLDTLVAELAAGDLDAVEDLQRYHVLDRLESARRRQIAISHDHLARLQHIPGCPPPPISLADMLRISRSEARRRLRDAEELAARTTLTGEPLPPLLPTTSTVWHDGLLDAEHLRVIQKFFRELPDHVGPAAIEKAEASLAEHATSLRPDQLEKVAARLAMTLNPDGTFSDDDRARKRGFSWCGGQRPDGMSVGKLIANPELRAMLDAWFAKFAGPGMCNPADQTPTVTTEPSAEVAERDARSVPQRRHDALTALVRGQLGDPKLGQHNGLPVTVIVSTTLQDIQAKTGQAVTAGGTLIPMSDVIRMATHAYHYLALFDGVTGQALWLGRTKRLATGDQRIMLHNKDRGCTRPGCDAPGYRTEVHHIDEWAKGGLTNIDKLTQACPPDHKLLDEGWSVRKRADGTTEWIPPPQLPFPGAGINTYHHPERLLKDREDDGAA
- a CDS encoding D-alanyl-D-alanine carboxypeptidase family protein — encoded protein: MRVFAGRLRRTVLAVAAASMALLSAAPGAAEPLPGAAFVAPPDGPARASLVADLDSGRILGGRDPYGAYAPASTIKPLLAMVVMDLVNPAAAMRATAANTDVECTCVGLVPGAVYTARQLLDALLMVSGNDAANALADMVGGYQAAIQRMNIKAYQLGARSTRAGSPSGLDGPGWESVTSPHDLGVIYRAALNYPLFAQIIHQSTALFPDGKGGAKQIASHDRLLASYPGFIGGKTGFTNLAKETYVAVAQRGGRRLIAVMMYSDDALWDQGRTLLDWGFAQQ
- a CDS encoding DUF1942 domain-containing protein, translating into MKITKLAGIVAATAVTFGLGAVNAATASATDSIRVYGEQETLNGPNGLPYIGYAVGKLKPSSDPVPHNGKLYAAKLVVDGFGGNFPAFVERFGARAESGDFYPSIWGASNTGKLYFDVVGDIPNSVVFNDGTRDLLAWVPGKPGSTAAPVIVPEDAEDSSQVVPDSQQAATGPGSADGNSAIVATPNDLATPPFQLTEGDVAQPGFNGGGEGPGSGGRR